Proteins co-encoded in one Spirosoma endbachense genomic window:
- a CDS encoding DUF3109 family protein has product MILIDNTCISDDVAEKFFVCNLDKCKGACCVEGDMGAPLEGDEPAILDRIYDDIKPYLSPEGIRVIEQKGGYESDGDGGYVTNTVGGRECVYATWDDRGILKCGIEEAYNDGKVDWKKPISCHLYPIRVTKYESFHALNYDRWPICSPACSFGEQLNVPIYKFVREALVRAYGEEWYSRLTKAIEEKE; this is encoded by the coding sequence ATGATTCTTATTGACAATACGTGCATCAGTGACGATGTTGCTGAAAAATTTTTCGTCTGTAATCTGGATAAATGCAAAGGAGCCTGCTGCGTTGAGGGCGATATGGGTGCCCCGCTCGAAGGCGACGAACCAGCTATTCTGGACCGGATTTATGACGATATAAAACCTTACCTTTCGCCGGAAGGTATTCGGGTAATTGAGCAAAAGGGTGGCTACGAATCCGATGGTGATGGCGGCTACGTCACTAATACAGTTGGCGGTCGTGAGTGCGTCTATGCTACCTGGGACGATCGCGGCATTCTAAAATGTGGCATTGAAGAAGCCTACAACGATGGCAAAGTAGACTGGAAAAAACCCATCTCGTGCCACCTCTACCCGATCCGCGTTACCAAATATGAATCATTTCATGCCCTTAATTACGACCGTTGGCCCATTTGCAGCCCTGCCTGTAGTTTCGGCGAACAGTTGAATGTACCCATCTATAAGTTTGTTCGCGAAGCCCTGGTTCGGGCCTACGGCGAAGAATGGTACAGCCGATTGACAAAAGCCATCGAAGAGAAGGAATAA
- a CDS encoding MGMT family protein produces MAEQRDYFEEVYEVVRLIPKGRVTTYGSIARYLSLRAGARMVGWAMNGCRNRPDVPAHRVVNSVGLLSGKHFFGGPTIMQQLLEDEGVRIEKDRVVDFKTLLWDPSLELAI; encoded by the coding sequence ATGGCCGAACAGCGCGACTATTTTGAAGAAGTGTATGAGGTTGTGCGTCTTATCCCTAAAGGACGGGTCACAACCTATGGGTCCATTGCCCGCTACCTGAGCCTGCGGGCGGGTGCCCGTATGGTTGGCTGGGCCATGAACGGTTGCCGCAATCGCCCCGATGTACCGGCACATCGGGTGGTTAACAGCGTTGGGCTATTATCTGGCAAGCATTTCTTTGGTGGCCCAACCATCATGCAGCAATTGCTGGAAGACGAGGGGGTTCGGATCGAAAAAGACCGGGTGGTGGATTTCAAAACGCTACTTTGGGACCCATCGCTGGAATTAGCTATCTAG
- a CDS encoding LytR/AlgR family response regulator transcription factor encodes MNCLIVEDEPLAMLRLKEYVQRVPFLHLNHALDNALDAIGVLHKEKIDLLFLDIEMDGFSGIQLLESLPKRPAVILTTAFDQYALKGFDLQVVDYLLKPYTFERFLQAVTRAYESIHTGKENEATQSSFLFVKTEYRLQKVSLDNILFVEGMRDYRRIHLDTEKIMTLETFGELAQQLPESTFCRVHKSYLVALNKIEAIERDRIRIQNTLIPISDTYRERFYQSIGRPLKSP; translated from the coding sequence ATGAATTGCCTCATCGTTGAAGACGAACCTCTGGCCATGCTTCGGCTCAAAGAGTACGTACAGCGCGTACCGTTCCTGCACCTAAACCACGCGCTGGACAATGCGCTGGATGCGATTGGTGTCCTGCATAAAGAGAAAATCGATCTGCTTTTTCTGGACATTGAGATGGATGGTTTTTCGGGAATTCAGCTTCTGGAGTCATTACCCAAACGACCCGCCGTTATCTTGACGACTGCTTTCGATCAATACGCCCTAAAAGGATTTGATTTGCAGGTGGTAGATTATTTACTTAAACCCTATACATTTGAGCGTTTCCTGCAGGCCGTAACGCGGGCCTACGAATCCATACATACGGGCAAAGAAAACGAAGCGACACAAAGCAGTTTCCTGTTTGTCAAGACGGAATACCGGCTCCAGAAAGTATCCCTTGATAACATCCTGTTTGTTGAAGGAATGCGGGATTACCGACGGATTCATCTCGACACGGAGAAAATTATGACGCTCGAAACATTCGGCGAACTGGCGCAGCAATTGCCCGAATCGACGTTTTGTCGCGTTCACAAATCATACCTGGTTGCCCTGAATAAAATAGAAGCCATTGAGCGCGACCGGATTCGGATTCAGAATACCCTGATTCCTATATCGGATACGTATCGGGAACGTTTTTATCAGTCGATTGGCCGCCCCTTGAAAAGCCCCTAG
- a CDS encoding sensor histidine kinase → MKKPVIIFLHIGYWLLYWFLFTFLYFLSRATSQAIFDDDWAVIIGLASLTGFISFYAFYSWLVPIYLTKQRVPEFIAYGLAVSVVTGFLTTLVISLTVYSIASIFPEVEGEVTLVSTFTVLALVNGLLGTIIRGFITWFAEIRIKEALVNKNLQIELSLLKAQINPHFLFNTLNNIDVLIEHDAKTASLYLNKLSDLLRFVLYETQADQISLTNELEYIRKYVELQKIRTTNPHFVDLQIIGQAGSLTIAPMIFIPYIENAFKHATNKKVNDAIRIQIAIDGEAVRFCCVNVIDKGKTTVQTHGGLGNQLLRQRLALLYPDRHKLDVQAKEDEYCVDLLVQVKAHELPHR, encoded by the coding sequence ATGAAAAAGCCGGTCATTATTTTTCTCCATATTGGCTATTGGCTGCTCTACTGGTTTCTGTTCACCTTTCTCTATTTCCTGTCCAGAGCTACCTCGCAGGCCATTTTCGACGACGATTGGGCGGTCATTATTGGACTGGCATCACTCACCGGATTTATCAGTTTCTACGCATTTTACAGCTGGCTGGTTCCAATTTATCTGACGAAGCAGCGAGTCCCGGAATTCATCGCGTACGGGCTGGCCGTCAGCGTTGTCACGGGCTTTCTGACGACGCTGGTTATATCCCTTACAGTTTATAGTATTGCGTCAATTTTTCCGGAAGTAGAAGGGGAGGTGACCCTGGTGAGCACCTTTACCGTGCTGGCGTTGGTCAATGGATTGCTGGGCACCATCATTCGCGGATTCATTACCTGGTTCGCCGAAATCCGCATAAAGGAGGCTTTAGTCAACAAGAATCTGCAAATTGAACTGTCGTTGCTGAAAGCCCAGATCAATCCTCACTTTTTGTTCAATACGCTCAATAATATCGATGTGTTGATCGAACATGATGCCAAAACGGCGTCACTTTATCTGAATAAGCTCTCTGATTTGCTGCGATTCGTACTGTATGAAACCCAGGCCGATCAGATCTCGCTGACTAATGAGCTGGAATACATCCGGAAATACGTTGAATTACAGAAAATAAGAACGACCAACCCGCACTTTGTCGATCTGCAGATCATTGGTCAAGCCGGATCGCTGACCATTGCGCCAATGATCTTTATTCCTTACATTGAGAATGCCTTTAAGCATGCCACCAATAAAAAAGTGAACGATGCGATTCGTATTCAGATTGCAATTGACGGTGAAGCAGTACGATTTTGCTGTGTCAATGTGATCGACAAAGGCAAAACAACCGTGCAGACTCATGGCGGCTTAGGCAATCAATTATTAAGACAACGGTTAGCTCTCCTGTATCCCGATCGGCATAAGCTGGACGTACAGGCAAAGGAGGACGAATACTGTGTCGATTTACTTGTACAGGTAAAAGCCCATGAATTGCCTCATCGTTGA
- a CDS encoding serine hydrolase domain-containing protein, translated as MKKPVLFFCLISFSAAAQFSSSPDALKDKAHRRAIQKAEQFVDSLRIRQDIPGISIAVGTHDKILWAEGFGYADVENKLPVTVQSRFRLGSVSKSVTSLAVGKLVEDGKLNLDIPIQQYVPGFPLKKFPITGRQLATHTAGIRHYRNDDPLNCLKRYKSVNEALIIFRDDSLLFQPGTAYNYSTYGYNLLSAAIEGASHTDFLTFLQTTVFNPLHMVHTGPDYSDSIVVNRVRFYEHSKGRLVNANQVDNSYKWAGGGLLSTPSDLVSMGRELLQPALFKKETLALLFTPQLLQNGKNTEYGLGWRIGKDSKGRKIIHHGGTIDGGRAFLILYPDDDLVVAITANMSGVNINLPEMEALANFFHNAAPIRSTAGNGANR; from the coding sequence ATGAAAAAACCAGTATTATTTTTTTGCCTGATTTCGTTTAGTGCTGCTGCCCAGTTCTCCTCATCACCCGACGCTCTCAAGGACAAAGCCCACCGTCGGGCCATTCAAAAAGCAGAACAATTTGTCGATTCACTCCGGATCAGGCAAGACATTCCCGGCATCTCGATAGCCGTCGGAACTCATGATAAAATACTCTGGGCGGAAGGTTTCGGCTATGCTGATGTCGAAAATAAATTGCCCGTTACCGTGCAGTCCCGGTTTCGATTGGGCTCGGTCTCCAAATCGGTTACTTCGCTGGCAGTCGGCAAACTGGTTGAAGACGGAAAACTGAATCTGGATATCCCCATTCAGCAGTATGTGCCGGGATTTCCCCTGAAAAAATTTCCAATCACCGGCCGGCAACTTGCTACCCACACTGCCGGTATCCGTCATTACCGAAACGACGATCCGCTGAATTGCCTCAAACGATACAAATCTGTCAACGAAGCACTAATTATCTTTCGCGACGACAGCCTGTTGTTTCAACCGGGCACGGCCTACAATTATTCGACCTATGGCTACAACCTGCTGAGTGCCGCTATTGAAGGGGCCAGCCACACCGATTTTCTGACGTTTTTGCAGACTACAGTTTTCAATCCGCTGCATATGGTGCATACCGGACCCGACTACAGCGATAGCATTGTGGTGAATCGTGTGCGGTTTTACGAACACAGTAAAGGCCGACTGGTCAATGCGAACCAGGTTGACAATAGCTACAAATGGGCCGGTGGCGGCTTATTATCAACTCCTTCCGATTTGGTTAGTATGGGTCGTGAGCTCTTGCAGCCAGCGCTTTTCAAAAAAGAAACCCTTGCGTTATTGTTTACCCCACAGTTACTCCAGAATGGAAAGAATACAGAATATGGCCTGGGCTGGCGTATTGGGAAGGACAGTAAGGGCCGGAAAATTATTCACCACGGCGGAACAATTGATGGCGGAAGGGCTTTCCTGATCCTATATCCGGACGATGATCTGGTTGTTGCAATTACGGCCAATATGAGCGGTGTTAACATCAATTTGCCCGAAATGGAGGCATTGGCCAATTTTTTCCATAATGCTGCGCCCATTAGGTCGACGGCTGGCAACGGCGCAAACCGATGA
- a CDS encoding transposase — protein MSNNLLYTGLLCAALLTSCGGNKEEEKKDEESVSALGAVSAMKEMAEQAEELQKNGPVEAIDFRTLKELLPADADGLARKEANGEKNGAAGMVISTANAKYANDDNSETVELAIVDGGGSSMLMGLAAWSMIEVDKETENGYEKTGKMGDYKSYEKYDNANKEGEIAVLVAKRFIVTVKGRGMSMDKIKSVLEDVDLSKLAGLK, from the coding sequence ATGAGTAATAACCTGCTCTATACCGGCCTGCTTTGTGCGGCACTTCTGACCAGCTGCGGGGGCAATAAAGAAGAAGAGAAAAAAGATGAAGAATCCGTTTCGGCATTGGGTGCGGTAAGTGCCATGAAAGAAATGGCTGAACAGGCCGAAGAGTTACAAAAAAACGGCCCTGTTGAAGCGATTGATTTTCGAACGCTAAAAGAGTTGCTTCCGGCTGATGCTGATGGGCTGGCCCGTAAAGAAGCAAACGGCGAGAAAAATGGGGCAGCTGGCATGGTCATTTCGACAGCCAATGCAAAATATGCCAATGACGATAATAGCGAAACGGTTGAACTGGCAATCGTTGACGGGGGCGGTTCCAGCATGCTGATGGGACTGGCTGCCTGGTCGATGATCGAAGTTGATAAAGAAACCGAGAACGGCTACGAAAAGACAGGTAAAATGGGTGATTATAAATCGTACGAAAAGTACGATAATGCCAATAAAGAAGGTGAGATCGCCGTATTGGTTGCGAAACGGTTTATCGTAACGGTTAAAGGGCGGGGCATGAGCATGGACAAAATAAAATCGGTACTTGAAGACGTTGACTTGTCGAAGCTGGCCGGTTTGAAATAA
- the lgt gene encoding prolipoprotein diacylglyceryl transferase: MLQYVIWDVNPEIFHIGSFSVRWYGLLFAMGFLIGMQIMTYIFKKENKPVADTDTLLIYMVVATILGARIGHFLFYEPEVLFKNPLEVILPPYRGLASHGATIGILTGLWLYSRRKESRLTKQTFLWVTDRIVITVALGGASIRLGNLMNSEIVGRPTDVPWAFIFLNNSEYAKIPRHPAQLYESLSCLVLFFFLLWFWNYYKERTPRGSMLGIFLIWVFGLRFFYEYLKENQVPFEDSLPLNVGQILSIPAVLLGVYFLVRSYRTPVVLAEPDDIPKKIKS; encoded by the coding sequence ATGCTGCAATACGTGATTTGGGACGTTAATCCCGAAATTTTTCACATTGGGTCATTCTCAGTGCGTTGGTATGGCCTGTTATTCGCAATGGGTTTTTTGATCGGAATGCAGATCATGACCTACATCTTCAAAAAAGAAAACAAACCCGTTGCCGACACCGATACCTTGTTGATTTACATGGTCGTTGCCACCATTCTGGGCGCTCGTATTGGGCATTTTCTGTTCTATGAACCCGAAGTTCTGTTTAAAAATCCGCTCGAAGTAATTCTGCCGCCCTATCGGGGACTGGCCAGTCATGGTGCTACGATCGGTATTCTGACTGGTTTGTGGTTGTATTCGCGCCGGAAAGAAAGCCGCCTGACGAAGCAGACTTTCCTCTGGGTAACCGACCGTATCGTGATCACGGTAGCTCTGGGTGGAGCCAGCATACGGCTAGGCAATTTGATGAATTCCGAAATTGTTGGCCGCCCAACAGACGTTCCCTGGGCGTTTATTTTCCTGAATAACAGCGAATACGCGAAAATTCCGCGCCATCCTGCACAGTTATATGAGTCGCTGTCTTGCCTGGTTCTGTTCTTTTTTCTGCTCTGGTTCTGGAATTATTACAAAGAACGTACTCCTCGCGGCAGTATGCTGGGGATCTTCCTGATCTGGGTATTCGGCCTGCGTTTCTTCTACGAATACCTGAAAGAAAATCAGGTACCTTTTGAAGATAGTCTGCCATTGAACGTAGGGCAGATTCTTAGTATTCCGGCCGTTTTGCTGGGCGTTTACTTCCTCGTTCGTAGCTACCGAACACCGGTCGTATTGGCAGAGCCGGACGATATACCGAAGAAAATCAAGTCATGA
- the yidD gene encoding membrane protein insertion efficiency factor YidD translates to MKSVLIGVVRIYQAAISPYFPNACRYTPTCSQYAIEAIHKHGPIRGGWLGLKRISRCHPWGGQGYDPVP, encoded by the coding sequence ATGAAATCTGTTCTGATTGGGGTGGTCAGGATTTATCAGGCCGCAATCTCCCCTTATTTCCCGAATGCATGCCGATATACGCCAACCTGTTCGCAGTATGCGATTGAGGCTATTCATAAGCATGGACCAATTCGGGGCGGGTGGCTTGGCCTGAAACGGATCAGTCGGTGTCATCCCTGGGGTGGTCAGGGTTACGATCCGGTACCCTAA
- a CDS encoding co-chaperone GroES produces MVNITADNKLTRLIVVGDRVLIKPKDPSDRTASGLYLPPTVQEREQVQSGYVIKVGPGYPIPSPVDDEPWKETEEKVKYMPLQAQEGDVAIYLQRNAIDLQYEGEQYVIVPQASILMLERSEDLFN; encoded by the coding sequence ATGGTTAATATTACAGCTGATAATAAACTTACACGCCTGATTGTGGTTGGCGATCGGGTTCTTATAAAACCCAAAGATCCCTCCGACCGCACGGCCAGTGGCTTATACCTGCCTCCAACGGTGCAGGAGCGTGAACAAGTCCAGTCTGGTTACGTTATTAAAGTGGGGCCTGGTTATCCGATTCCTTCGCCTGTTGATGATGAACCCTGGAAAGAAACGGAAGAGAAAGTGAAATATATGCCGCTTCAGGCGCAGGAAGGTGACGTTGCGATTTACCTGCAACGAAATGCCATTGATCTGCAATACGAAGGCGAGCAATATGTCATTGTTCCACAGGCTTCTATTCTAATGCTGGAGCGGTCTGAGGATTTATTTAATTGA
- a CDS encoding DUF4174 domain-containing protein — protein MRYHWLIPLIGLLIGLTPIMESVANQQKSLKAILSEKKDHRRVLLLYGRDDAQHYLIEQQESLNEAKDGLTERDLDVIVIVASELQEPDRQFLMHDYKLIPSEDFIGWLIGKDGGVKQTYQKPVTSQDLFRTIDSMPMRKQETKQ, from the coding sequence ATGCGCTATCATTGGTTGATACCACTAATTGGTTTATTAATTGGACTCACCCCTATTATGGAAAGCGTAGCGAATCAGCAGAAATCACTTAAGGCGATATTGAGTGAAAAGAAAGACCATCGGCGTGTGTTATTGCTTTATGGCCGCGACGACGCTCAGCACTACCTCATTGAGCAGCAGGAATCTCTTAATGAAGCGAAAGATGGCCTCACCGAGCGCGACCTTGATGTTATTGTCATCGTAGCCTCTGAATTACAGGAACCCGACCGCCAGTTTCTGATGCACGATTACAAACTGATCCCTTCCGAAGATTTCATTGGCTGGCTCATCGGTAAAGATGGCGGTGTCAAGCAAACCTACCAAAAGCCTGTTACTTCGCAGGACCTGTTTCGCACCATTGATAGTATGCCGATGCGGAAACAGGAAACAAAGCAATAA
- a CDS encoding CAP domain-containing protein — translation MNWWIIFQLYHWITAANTIPAYYQLTDEAFFAQPASCQLIALANPDTLLLDAALFHATNEARHHAGLQPLQYDLALYLAASSHAESMIKMKYYSHENLYSLAELTADRRIRQRTDRFNWTAENIGQYQTIDTPEWFGVRRNARMGRYEYLDSETKQLYQPYSYADFARYAVRQWLASPHHRANLLNPAYSHVGCAGRLSPNPYVELHAPFGRLVQNFGAKHGSSQASN, via the coding sequence ATGAACTGGTGGATCATTTTTCAACTTTACCACTGGATAACCGCAGCGAACACCATACCTGCTTATTACCAGTTGACGGATGAAGCTTTTTTCGCCCAACCTGCGAGCTGCCAACTCATAGCGCTGGCCAACCCCGACACGCTGCTGCTGGATGCCGCTCTGTTTCATGCTACCAATGAGGCTCGCCATCATGCAGGCTTACAACCCTTGCAGTATGACCTGGCACTTTATCTGGCGGCCAGTTCTCATGCCGAGTCGATGATTAAAATGAAGTACTACAGTCACGAAAACTTATACAGTTTAGCTGAGCTAACCGCAGATAGGCGTATCCGTCAGCGAACGGATCGGTTCAACTGGACGGCCGAGAACATCGGACAATACCAGACCATTGATACGCCCGAATGGTTTGGTGTTCGTCGTAATGCCCGTATGGGGCGTTATGAGTATTTAGATAGTGAGACAAAGCAGTTGTATCAACCCTACAGCTATGCTGATTTTGCCCGCTATGCTGTTCGGCAATGGCTGGCTTCTCCTCATCACCGGGCTAATCTGCTCAATCCGGCCTACTCGCACGTAGGTTGTGCCGGTCGTTTATCACCTAATCCGTACGTCGAGCTTCATGCTCCTTTTGGTCGGCTGGTGCAAAATTTTGGCGCGAAACATGGTTCTTCCCAGGCTTCCAACTAA
- a CDS encoding YihY/virulence factor BrkB family protein, with the protein MIPVFLLLKQAFDNLRSNDPIRMAGATAFFTFFALPPIVIILSNVLSHVFNDHYQQVSGQLFDELAGLFGPKSANQLEAISHRLQQPRAGLPLTVLSVVLLFVASTTLFAIVKNSINQLWNIKTKPGRNFLYVLTDKLIALAIIVGSGFLFSLSVTLEQFMAQTPIKSFFSSLAYYGGMVTLWNSLTSILIRTVWFALLFKFLPDIRIAWRAIWLGALFTSVLFKIGEVVLNRLLIHGQIASLYGTSGSIILLLLFVFYSSLIFYYGAAFTRQYSEWTHLNAAPNSRAVAYTITENPENAVGSTQ; encoded by the coding sequence GTGATCCCTGTCTTCTTACTCCTAAAGCAAGCTTTCGACAACTTACGGTCTAACGATCCGATACGCATGGCCGGGGCAACGGCCTTTTTTACCTTCTTTGCTTTACCACCCATTGTTATTATTCTCAGCAATGTACTTAGCCATGTCTTCAACGACCATTATCAGCAAGTCAGTGGCCAGCTATTCGATGAGTTAGCAGGCTTGTTTGGCCCTAAAAGTGCCAATCAACTGGAAGCTATTTCGCATCGACTTCAACAACCCAGGGCCGGGCTCCCATTAACGGTGCTTAGTGTTGTATTACTCTTTGTGGCCTCAACTACCTTGTTTGCAATCGTCAAAAACTCAATAAATCAACTGTGGAATATCAAAACGAAACCAGGGCGTAACTTCCTGTATGTGTTGACGGATAAGCTGATTGCACTGGCTATTATTGTTGGATCTGGCTTTCTATTCAGTTTATCCGTAACGCTGGAGCAGTTTATGGCGCAGACACCGATCAAATCATTCTTTTCTTCCCTCGCCTATTACGGTGGCATGGTAACGCTCTGGAATTCCTTAACCTCTATCCTTATCCGCACGGTCTGGTTTGCGTTACTTTTCAAGTTTTTGCCGGATATCCGAATTGCCTGGCGTGCCATTTGGCTCGGGGCCCTTTTTACAAGCGTTCTGTTTAAAATAGGTGAGGTTGTTTTAAATCGGCTGTTGATTCATGGTCAGATAGCGTCGCTATACGGAACATCAGGGTCTATTATTTTACTGCTTCTCTTTGTCTTTTACTCCTCGTTGATTTTCTACTACGGAGCCGCTTTTACCCGTCAGTATAGCGAGTGGACTCATTTAAACGCAGCACCCAACAGCCGTGCGGTCGCCTACACCATTACCGAGAATCCTGAAAATGCAGTAGGGAGTACTCAGTAG